GCACATTTTAGATATCGCGGAAGCGCTGTTTAATGAATTTGGCTATACCGCCGTTGGCGTTGATTTAATTAGAGATAAGGCGGGAGTCTCTAAAACATCCATGTATCGCCATTTCGGCTCAAAGAATAAGTTGATTGAAGCCGTGCTGGCTCGCCGACATACGCGCTTTGAGGAAGGGTTAGCTAGCGTGATAGCTGGCGCTAACGATGCGGAAAGTCGTCTGGATGCCGTGATGGACTGGCATTTTTCCTGGTTCCGAACCGTTAACTTTAAAGGGTGTATGTTCATGCATGCGCTGGCTGAGTTTAAAGAGCAAGATGAAGCCATTACAGCTCTGGCCCTGCGCCATAAAACCTGGATCAAGTCATTCTTGCTATCGATATTCACTGCCGAAGAACCAGAAAAAGAAGACAAAATCGAAGCTATCATGACGTTTATCGAAGGGATGATCGTGAGAGCGGAATTTATTGGCCTAACCCGCGGCGAGGATGTTTATCGCCGGCACGTGAGACAGTTAGCCTTCCCTCATCCTTCTCAGTAATCACTCGGTGCCTATC
The nucleotide sequence above comes from Pectobacterium brasiliense. Encoded proteins:
- a CDS encoding TetR/AcrR family transcriptional regulator; this translates as MKEIMGKREHILDIAEALFNEFGYTAVGVDLIRDKAGVSKTSMYRHFGSKNKLIEAVLARRHTRFEEGLASVIAGANDAESRLDAVMDWHFSWFRTVNFKGCMFMHALAEFKEQDEAITALALRHKTWIKSFLLSIFTAEEPEKEDKIEAIMTFIEGMIVRAEFIGLTRGEDVYRRHVRQLAFPHPSQ